Proteins from one Cryptomeria japonica chromosome 4, Sugi_1.0, whole genome shotgun sequence genomic window:
- the LOC131038834 gene encoding flavonoid 3'-monooxygenase CYP75B137-like: MLCSVCGSWALQGVVEAKIEEILIEDVVCCYLALGINDGHVCVDLYVVFSIEISLVLFLARGLPHSLHSMRRALQGEAHIGENVDLGVDAAWCLYSLEGAPLVVGQVMRNRCRHPLWRINREGRWTSLPQGVFKININGSSRGNPSHAVSATLPLIIALLTCLYFFNGGRAKAKLPPGPRGLPVLGSLLNIGSNPHQSLYALSKRYGGLMYLKLGTTPTIVASSREAATAIFKTFDSDFSNRPHGGSGAAGSEILMYNRSDITSSPQWPFIRKLCIFHLLTPKCLDNWQEFREEEMTLLLASIFKHRATVVNVGDFVNVFTCNVIGQMTLRMRLFDDNDAEAEHFRELMDDFLSAATRFRIGDFVTFLERIGLGGSLDELKSVHKRFDQFLVRKMEEQRRMPLSSEDDGGNKDFLQILHQLKSNSASEGGQLSESNIKAILLDMMASGTDTATRTVEWAMSELIRHPHLTNRVRNEVDAVVGMEERVTESHLPHLKYLEAVVTETLRLHPPTPLLLPHASPKCSSKVMGYFIPPNSHVTVNVSAVARDPNSWERPLEFDPDRFVDGRDFRIIPFGAGRRRCPGYNLGLRMIHFAVASFVHAFDCSLPPGEEPQDLDMSEKFEVSIHRSVPLNLFATPRLPTHLYNCARNSQE, translated from the exons ATGCTTTGTTCTGTATGTGGGTCGTGGGCTTTGCAAGGGGTTGTTGAAGCCAAGATAGAGGAGATCCTGATTGAAGATGTGGTATGTTGTTACCTAGCATTGGGGATCAATGATGGGCACGTTTGCGTGGATTTGTATGTGGTCTTCTCTATTGAGATTTCTTTGGTTCTTTTCCTGGCTCGTGGGCTTCCGCATTCTCTACATTCTATGAGGAGGGCTTTGCAGGGAGAGGCGCATATAGGGGAGAATGTCGATCTAGGTGTTGATGCTGCATGGTGCCTCTATTCACTG GAAGGTGCACCGCTAGTTGTTGGTCAGGTTATGAGGAATCGGTGTAGACACCCTTTGTGGAGAATCAATAGGGAGGGTCGTTGGACTTCTTTACCACAGGGAGTTTTCAAAATTAACATAAATGGTTCTTCTCGTGGGAATCCTAGTCATGCTG TTTCAGCAACGCTTCCACTCATAATAGCACTGCTAACTTGTCTCTATTTCTTCAATGGAGGAAGGGCAAAGGCAAAGCTGCCGCCGGGGCCTCGAGGGCTACCTGTTTTGGGTAGTCTGCTGAACATCGGTTCGAATCCCCACCAGTCACTTTATGCTCTCTCCAAGCGCTACGGCGGCCTCATGTATCTCAAATTGGGCACCACCCCCACCATAGTTGCTTCCTCTCGGGAGGCCGCAACTGCCATTTTCAAGACATTTGATTCCGATTTCTCTAACAGGCCGCACGGCGGGAGCGGGGCAGCGGGATCGGAAATTCTCATGTACAATAGAAGCGACATCACCTCGTCTCCCCAGTGGCCTTTTATAAGAAAGCTTTGCATTTTCCATCTCTTGACCCCCAAATGTTTGGACAATTGGCAGGAATTCCGAGAAGAAGAAATGACACTGTTACTCGCCTCCATCTTTAAACATCGAGCTACAGTTGTAAATGTGGGAGATTTTGTCAATGTCTTTACTTGTAATGTTATTGGACAGATGACGCTCAGGATGAGACTATTTGATGACAATGACGCAGAGGCCGAACATTTCAGAGAATTAATGGACGATTTCTTAAGCGCAGCTACTCGTTTTAGGATTGGGGATTTCGTAACTTTCTTAGAGCGGATTGGCTTGGGCGGTTCTCTTGATGAATTGAAGAGCGTGCACAAGCGCTTTGATCAATTTCTGGTGAGGAAGATGGAAGAACAGAGGCGTATGCCTTTGTCCAGCGAGGACGATGGAGGCAACAAGGACTTTCTACAGATTCTCCATCAACTCAAATCTAATTCTGCCAGCGAGGGAGGACAGCTTTCCGAGTCTAATATCAAAGCCATTTTACTG GACATGATGGCATCAGGAACCGATACGGCTACCCGCACGGTAGAATGGGCGATGTCCGAGCTGATCCGCCATCCTCATCTCACGAACAGAGTGAGAAACGAAGTAGACGCAGTTGTGGGAATGGAAGAGAGAGTAACAGAATCTCATCTTCCTCACCTTAAATATTTAGAAGCAGTTGTGACGGAAACTCTTCGACTGCATCCTCCAACGCCACTATTACTTCCTCATGCATCTCCAAAATGTTCAAGCAAAGTAATGGGCTATTTCATTCCCCCCAATTCGCATGTCACGGTGAATGTGTCGGCCGTAGCAAGAGATCCAAATTCATGGGAGAGGCCATTAGAATTTGATCCAGATCGCTTTGTGGATGGACGAGATTTTCGAATAATACCGTTCGGGGCAGGGCGAAGAAGGTGCCCGGGCTATAATCTGGGGCTCCGTATGATTCATTTTGCAGTTGCAAGCTTTGTTCATGCATTTGATTGTTCGCTTCCACCTGGTGAAGAACCCCAAGATTTGGACATGAGTGAGAAATTTGAGGTCTCAATCCACAGGAGTGTTCCTCTCAATCTTTTCGCCACTCCTCGTCTGCCTACCCATCTATATAACTGTGCTCGCAATTCACAGGAATGA